In one Streptomyces marincola genomic region, the following are encoded:
- a CDS encoding collagen-like domain-containing protein, with product MATPTDSPTSLLAFFGEPLSPGVRTRIFVYWPAGNREQTSEFRCAACPGGEEQSYPLTPVDDRFWSGELEIRPDAPVGDTAFTVTAQLGSRETSESLTIGIKPPHCCPPAPPGLPGPPGPCGPPGPPGPCGPCGPPGPCGPPGPPGPCGPQGAPGARGPCGPPGPPGPCGPQGPEGPQGPKGPCGPPGPEGQRGPQGPRGVQGETGPTGPRGPEGPEGAEGPEGPEGPAGRDGQDGRDGTDGQDGRDGIDGRDGQDGQPGQDGRPGPAGPTGPRGPQGVKGDLGPQGPRGPRGPQGDPGDPPDRDCLRALILQILREFGFCAIPD from the coding sequence ATGGCCACACCGACGGACTCACCCACCTCACTCCTCGCCTTTTTCGGAGAGCCGCTCAGCCCCGGAGTCAGGACCAGGATTTTCGTTTACTGGCCCGCCGGCAACCGCGAGCAGACCTCGGAATTCCGCTGCGCCGCCTGCCCCGGCGGGGAGGAACAGAGCTATCCCCTGACCCCGGTGGACGACCGCTTCTGGTCAGGAGAGCTCGAAATCCGGCCGGACGCGCCGGTCGGCGACACCGCGTTCACCGTGACCGCGCAGCTCGGCTCGCGGGAGACAAGCGAGTCGCTGACCATCGGTATCAAACCGCCGCACTGCTGCCCGCCCGCGCCTCCCGGCCTCCCGGGGCCGCCGGGACCGTGCGGACCGCCGGGACCACCGGGACCCTGCGGGCCGTGCGGACCGCCGGGACCCTGCGGCCCGCCGGGGCCGCCGGGACCGTGCGGACCGCAGGGAGCACCCGGCGCCCGCGGGCCGTGCGGGCCGCCGGGACCGCCGGGACCGTGCGGCCCCCAGGGACCCGAAGGCCCCCAGGGGCCGAAAGGGCCGTGCGGGCCACCGGGACCCGAGGGCCAGCGCGGCCCCCAGGGCCCCCGCGGCGTCCAGGGCGAGACGGGTCCTACCGGACCGCGCGGCCCCGAAGGGCCGGAGGGCGCGGAAGGACCCGAGGGACCCGAAGGCCCGGCGGGACGCGACGGCCAGGACGGCAGGGACGGCACCGACGGCCAGGACGGCAGGGACGGGATCGACGGCCGCGACGGCCAGGACGGCCAGCCGGGTCAGGACGGCCGGCCCGGCCCCGCCGGGCCCACGGGTCCGCGCGGCCCCCAGGGGGTCAAGGGCGACCTGGGTCCGCAGGGCCCGCGCGGCCCCCGGGGCCCGCAGGGCGACCCGGGCGACCCGCCCGACCGGGACTGCCTGCGCGCTCTCATCCTCCAGATCCTGCGGGAGTTCGGCTTCTGCGCCATCCCGGACTGA
- a CDS encoding Gfo/Idh/MocA family protein encodes MNAGPVGIAVVGAGVISGEYLRTLGAFPDVRVLGVADLDTGRAAAVAREHGVPVAGDLGTVLALPEAEIVVNLTVPAAHAEVATAALRAGKHVYGEKPLATSPAAARAILTEAAERGLLVGNAPDTFLGAGLQSAVRAVRAGAIGTPVAAATATQSLGPEAWHPDPAFFYQPGGGPLFDIGPYYLTALVALFGPVTRVAATAGRGRLRRSTGSGPKAGETFPVDVPTHVNALLDFASGPAAASVFSFDSSHHRIRFEITGSEGTLAVPDPNTFQGPLRLLANGADEWRELPVDGATAGRGLGVLEMARALRTGGAHRASGALAFHVLDVMAAITDAAEHADVRRLDARAPDGTAVAAPEPLPSGWDPYASSLGSG; translated from the coding sequence GTGAACGCGGGACCGGTCGGCATCGCCGTCGTCGGCGCGGGCGTCATCAGCGGTGAATACCTCAGGACCCTCGGCGCGTTCCCCGACGTGCGCGTCCTGGGCGTGGCCGACCTGGACACCGGCCGCGCCGCCGCGGTGGCGCGCGAGCACGGCGTGCCCGTCGCCGGCGACCTCGGCACGGTCCTGGCCCTGCCCGAGGCCGAGATCGTCGTCAACCTCACCGTGCCCGCCGCCCACGCCGAGGTCGCCACCGCCGCGCTGCGGGCCGGCAAGCACGTCTACGGCGAGAAGCCGCTCGCGACCTCCCCGGCCGCGGCCAGGGCGATCCTCACCGAGGCGGCGGAACGCGGGCTGCTCGTCGGCAACGCGCCCGACACGTTCCTCGGCGCCGGGCTCCAGAGCGCGGTGCGGGCCGTGCGCGCGGGCGCCATCGGCACGCCGGTCGCCGCCGCGACCGCGACCCAGAGCCTGGGGCCCGAGGCGTGGCACCCCGACCCGGCGTTCTTCTACCAGCCCGGCGGGGGACCGCTGTTCGACATCGGGCCCTACTACCTCACGGCGCTTGTGGCGCTGTTCGGCCCGGTGACCCGAGTGGCCGCGACCGCGGGCAGGGGCCGGCTGCGCCGCAGCACGGGCTCGGGCCCCAAGGCCGGTGAGACGTTCCCCGTCGACGTGCCGACGCACGTCAACGCGCTCCTCGACTTCGCGTCCGGGCCCGCGGCGGCCTCCGTGTTCAGCTTCGACTCCTCCCACCACCGCATCCGGTTCGAGATCACCGGCAGCGAGGGCACCCTCGCCGTCCCCGACCCGAACACCTTCCAGGGCCCGCTGCGGCTGCTGGCCAACGGCGCGGACGAGTGGCGCGAACTCCCCGTGGACGGCGCGACCGCGGGACGCGGCCTCGGCGTGCTGGAGATGGCGCGGGCGCTGCGCACGGGCGGGGCCCACCGCGCGTCGGGCGCGCTCGCGTTCCACGTGCTCGACGTCATGGCCGCGATCACGGACGCCGCCGAGCACGCGGACGTCCGGCGGCTGGACGCGCGGGCGCCCGACGGAACGGCCGTGGCCGCGCCCGAGCCGCTGCCCTCCGGCTGGGACCCCTACGCGTCCTCGCTCGGCTCGGGCTGA
- a CDS encoding endo-1,4-beta-xylanase: MIDASIRGRARPRWRGRVRRAAAACAVGIMAAAGLVALPGTAHAASTLGDAAAERGRYFGTAVAANRLGESDYTATLNREFNSVTAENEMKWDALEPSRGSFTYGNADRIVNHARAQGMDVRGHTLVWHSQLPGWVSGLGANDLRSAMNHHITQVMQHWRGQIHSWDVVNEAFQDGNSGARRPSPFQDRLGNGFIEEAFRTARAADPNAKLCYNDYNTDAINAKSNAVYAMVRDFKQRGVPIDCVGFQSHFNSGNPVPGDFRQNLQRFADLGVDVQITELDIEGSGTTQANHYRTVVEACLAVSRCTGITVWGVTDKYSWRSGGTPLLFDGNYNKKPAYDAVLTALGGTGGGDPGPGPGPGPGACSVTYEQTDRWGDRFNGRVTVRAGSTAISGWRVDVTVRPPQKISATWNGSPTWDSSGNVMTMRPNGNGSLQPGASTSFGFTVMANGEWSAPALGTCTTS; encoded by the coding sequence ATGATCGACGCTTCCATCCGCGGGCGCGCACGCCCGCGCTGGCGCGGGCGCGTGCGGCGGGCAGCCGCCGCGTGCGCCGTCGGGATCATGGCAGCCGCCGGCCTGGTGGCATTACCGGGCACCGCCCACGCCGCGAGCACCCTGGGGGACGCAGCCGCCGAGCGGGGCCGCTACTTCGGAACGGCCGTGGCCGCGAACCGGCTCGGCGAATCGGACTACACCGCCACGCTCAACCGCGAGTTCAACAGCGTCACCGCGGAGAACGAGATGAAGTGGGACGCCCTGGAGCCGTCCAGGGGTTCGTTCACCTACGGCAACGCGGACCGCATCGTGAACCACGCGCGCGCCCAGGGCATGGACGTCCGCGGCCACACCCTCGTCTGGCACTCCCAGCTGCCCGGCTGGGTGAGCGGTCTCGGCGCCAACGACCTGCGCTCGGCCATGAACCACCACATCACCCAGGTCATGCAGCACTGGCGGGGGCAGATCCACTCCTGGGACGTCGTCAACGAGGCGTTCCAGGACGGCAACAGCGGCGCCAGGCGGCCCTCCCCGTTCCAGGACCGGCTGGGCAACGGCTTCATCGAGGAGGCGTTCCGCACCGCCCGGGCGGCCGACCCGAACGCCAAACTCTGCTACAACGACTACAACACCGACGCCATCAACGCCAAGAGCAACGCCGTTTACGCCATGGTGCGCGACTTCAAGCAGCGCGGCGTGCCGATCGACTGCGTCGGCTTCCAGTCGCATTTCAACAGCGGCAATCCGGTGCCGGGTGACTTCCGGCAGAATCTCCAGCGTTTCGCCGACCTCGGCGTCGACGTCCAGATCACCGAGTTGGACATCGAGGGATCGGGCACCACGCAGGCCAATCACTACCGCACGGTGGTCGAAGCCTGCCTCGCCGTCTCCCGCTGCACCGGCATCACCGTGTGGGGCGTGACGGACAAGTACTCCTGGCGCTCGGGCGGGACTCCGCTGCTGTTCGACGGCAATTACAACAAGAAGCCGGCGTACGACGCGGTGCTCACGGCCCTCGGCGGCACGGGCGGCGGGGACCCGGGTCCTGGCCCGGGGCCCGGCCCGGGCGCCTGCTCGGTGACCTACGAGCAGACCGATCGCTGGGGCGACCGCTTCAACGGCAGGGTGACGGTGCGGGCGGGCAGTACGGCCATCAGCGGCTGGCGGGTGGACGTCACCGTGCGCCCCCCGCAGAAGATCTCCGCCACCTGGAACGGCAGCCCGACCTGGGACAGCAGCGGGAACGTCATGACCATGCGGCCCAACGGCAACGGCAGCCTGCAACCGGGCGCGAGCACCAGCTTCGGGTTCACCGTCATGGCGAACGGCGAGTGGTCGGCCCCGGCACTGGGGACCTGCACCACCTCGTGA
- a CDS encoding sugar phosphate isomerase/epimerase family protein — MAPPLGVQLYTVRDALAADRDAALARIADIGFTAVETYDPTADPEGFRRVADDLGLRVVASHAVQLVTGDPEPVFDALATLGTDFAIVPAGIPAEEFTTRDGLARTADLLNGLAERAAGHGIRLGYHNHWWELEPVFDGRHAIELLADRLAPGVVLEVDTYWAAVGGADAPALLRRLGDRVAALHVKDGPIDRDRPHVAVGAGAMPVREILDAAPGALRIVELDTCAGDFFDALADSRRHLAALEAV, encoded by the coding sequence ATGGCACCACCATTGGGCGTCCAGCTCTACACCGTCCGGGACGCGCTGGCCGCCGACAGGGACGCCGCCCTGGCCCGCATCGCGGACATCGGGTTCACCGCCGTGGAGACCTACGACCCGACCGCCGACCCCGAGGGCTTCCGGCGCGTGGCCGACGACCTCGGCCTGCGCGTCGTCGCCAGCCACGCCGTGCAGCTGGTCACGGGCGACCCGGAGCCGGTGTTCGACGCCCTCGCGACGCTCGGCACCGACTTCGCGATCGTGCCCGCCGGGATCCCCGCCGAGGAGTTCACCACCCGCGACGGACTGGCCCGCACGGCCGACCTGCTCAACGGCCTCGCCGAGCGCGCGGCCGGGCACGGCATCCGGCTCGGCTACCACAACCACTGGTGGGAACTGGAGCCGGTGTTCGACGGCCGGCACGCGATCGAACTGCTCGCGGACCGGCTCGCGCCCGGCGTCGTACTCGAAGTGGACACCTACTGGGCCGCGGTCGGCGGCGCGGACGCGCCGGCGCTGCTGCGCAGGCTCGGCGACCGCGTGGCCGCCCTGCACGTCAAGGACGGCCCCATCGACCGCGACCGGCCGCACGTGGCCGTCGGCGCCGGCGCCATGCCGGTGCGGGAGATCCTCGACGCGGCGCCCGGCGCGCTCCGCATCGTCGAACTCGACACCTGCGCGGGGGACTTCTTCGACGCGCTCGCGGACAGCCGCCGTCACCTGGCCGCCCTGGAGGCGGTGTGA
- a CDS encoding LLM class flavin-dependent oxidoreductase, with the protein MSREDVPLSVLDLVPVSSGGSAAGALRNTLDLARRAEEFGYRRYWVAEHHAAPGVAGSAPALVLSMIAGVTGRIRIGSGAVQLGHHTPLSVVEQFGMIDALHPGRVDLGLGRSGGGSGPPGGGPAARPAPRSDRYVDGLLVPAPYPLERYAASPRFAAQSRLLNPSGAAPQDYGRAVDDIAALIAGTYVSPEGVDVHAVPGEGAALQVWVFGSSAGESARVAGARGLRFAANYHASPGTVLDAVGAYLAAFRPSAELARPHVLVSADVLVAQDDATARRLADGFEPWVRSIRADGAAMRYPAPGQAAGQPWTDEDRALVADRVRTRFTGSPKRVVDGLRALRRATGADELLITTLAHDHADRVRSYELLARAWESERA; encoded by the coding sequence ATGTCCCGGGAGGACGTCCCCCTGTCCGTTCTCGACCTGGTACCGGTCAGCTCCGGCGGCAGCGCCGCGGGGGCGCTGCGCAACACGCTCGATCTGGCCCGCCGCGCCGAGGAGTTCGGTTACCGGCGCTACTGGGTCGCCGAGCACCACGCGGCGCCCGGCGTCGCCGGATCGGCGCCCGCGCTCGTCCTGTCCATGATCGCCGGTGTCACCGGCCGCATCAGGATCGGCTCCGGCGCGGTCCAACTCGGCCATCACACGCCGTTGTCCGTGGTCGAGCAGTTCGGCATGATCGACGCGCTGCACCCCGGGCGCGTCGATCTCGGTCTCGGCCGCTCGGGGGGCGGAAGCGGCCCGCCCGGCGGCGGCCCGGCGGCGCGGCCCGCGCCGCGCTCCGACCGGTACGTGGACGGGCTGCTCGTGCCGGCGCCCTATCCGCTGGAACGTTACGCCGCCTCGCCGCGCTTCGCCGCCCAGTCGCGCCTGCTGAACCCGTCGGGCGCCGCACCGCAGGACTACGGCCGGGCCGTGGACGACATCGCCGCGCTCATCGCCGGTACCTACGTGTCACCCGAGGGCGTCGACGTGCACGCGGTGCCGGGCGAGGGCGCGGCGCTCCAGGTGTGGGTGTTCGGCAGCAGCGCCGGCGAGAGCGCCCGGGTGGCGGGCGCGCGCGGCCTGCGTTTCGCCGCCAACTACCACGCGAGCCCCGGCACCGTGCTGGACGCGGTGGGCGCCTACCTGGCCGCGTTCCGGCCCTCGGCCGAACTGGCGAGGCCGCACGTCCTGGTGTCGGCCGACGTCCTGGTCGCGCAGGACGACGCCACGGCGCGGCGGCTGGCCGACGGCTTCGAGCCGTGGGTCCGCAGCATCCGCGCGGACGGCGCCGCGATGCGCTACCCGGCGCCGGGGCAGGCCGCGGGGCAGCCGTGGACGGACGAGGACCGCGCGCTGGTCGCGGACCGTGTGCGGACCCGGTTCACGGGGTCGCCGAAGCGGGTCGTGGACGGGCTGCGCGCGTTGCGGCGGGCCACGGGGGCCGACGAACTGCTGATCACCACCCTCGCCCACGACCACGCCGACCGGGTCCGCTCCTACGAACTGCTCGCGCGGGCCTGGGAGTCGGAACGCGCCTGA
- the ssuE gene encoding NADPH-dependent FMN reductase, giving the protein MALVLSVSGSPSPGSRTARLLRHLDAALALHGHEVVPLDVRSLPPEALTGADTSHPAIVEVAEQFARVDGLVIGTPVYKAAYSGLLKSLLDLLPQFALAGKTVLPLATGGTPAHVLAIDYALRPVLSSMGASHITQGWFVLDRHITVAADGSVTVDPAAAGPLRVVLDQFSAALGRAELLPTPG; this is encoded by the coding sequence ATGGCCCTTGTCCTCTCCGTATCCGGAAGCCCGTCGCCCGGTTCGCGCACCGCCCGCCTGCTGCGGCACCTGGACGCCGCGCTCGCCCTCCACGGGCACGAAGTGGTTCCGCTCGACGTCCGGTCGCTGCCGCCCGAGGCGCTCACCGGAGCCGATACCTCTCATCCGGCGATTGTCGAGGTGGCCGAGCAGTTCGCTCGGGTCGACGGCCTCGTCATCGGCACGCCCGTGTACAAGGCGGCCTATTCCGGTTTGCTGAAGTCGCTGCTCGACCTGCTGCCGCAGTTCGCGCTCGCCGGGAAAACGGTGCTGCCGCTCGCGACCGGAGGCACCCCGGCACACGTTCTCGCGATCGATTACGCCCTGCGCCCCGTGCTGTCCTCGATGGGGGCCTCGCACATCACCCAGGGGTGGTTCGTGCTCGACCGCCACATCACGGTCGCAGCGGACGGTTCCGTGACCGTCGACCCGGCGGCGGCGGGGCCCCTGCGCGTGGTCCTCGACCAGTTCTCCGCGGCCCTCGGCCGCGCCGAGTTGTTGCCGACGCCGGGCTGA
- a CDS encoding ASCH domain-containing protein: MVWPRVGGMRALELGTPNGVRARLNALVLAGRKTATTGLLAEYAEETEGLEFVGERLALLDDDGQAVATVEITAVTVRTFAEVPWEHAAAEGEGDTSLEEWRAGHRRFWEGIGTPVDDDTPLVCLAFRLVPPD, encoded by the coding sequence ATGGTGTGGCCACGTGTCGGCGGCATGCGCGCGCTGGAACTCGGGACCCCGAACGGTGTGCGGGCGCGGCTGAACGCCCTTGTCCTGGCGGGCCGGAAGACCGCCACGACGGGGCTGCTCGCGGAGTACGCCGAGGAGACCGAGGGACTTGAGTTCGTGGGCGAGCGGCTGGCCCTGCTCGACGACGACGGCCAGGCCGTCGCCACCGTCGAGATCACCGCAGTCACGGTGCGGACCTTCGCCGAGGTGCCGTGGGAGCACGCCGCCGCCGAGGGCGAGGGCGACACCTCCCTGGAGGAGTGGCGGGCCGGTCACCGGCGCTTCTGGGAGGGCATCGGCACCCCGGTCGACGACGACACCCCGCTGGTGTGCCTCGCCTTCCGCCTGGTACCGCCCGACTGA
- a CDS encoding LysR family transcriptional regulator, producing MDARQLEYFLAVVEHGGFGRAAAALHIAQPSLSQAIAHLEADLGVPLFHRVGRGVVLSEAGAELLGPSRQVLRDLAAVRDTAAALTGLARGAVEVACMPSPGVEPLATLIRRCARRYPELTVVARAAFTPDEVVRMVRTGASELGLLGSDAPVDAPGLDVLPLEEQPFVVVAAPGGAFRDGVPVAPGDLAGQRLVVSRPGSLMRRIVDDIVDGRGARIAAVVDHRTSLLPLVLSGTGIAVLPSAWAPLARRCGAVAAPVTPTALLRVALVGRRAHLTPAARAFRRIAEEHAAGSGAETD from the coding sequence ATGGACGCCCGGCAACTTGAGTATTTCCTCGCGGTCGTCGAGCACGGCGGGTTCGGCCGCGCGGCGGCGGCCCTGCACATCGCGCAGCCCTCGCTGTCCCAGGCCATCGCCCACCTGGAGGCGGACCTCGGCGTGCCGCTGTTCCACCGCGTCGGCCGCGGCGTGGTGCTCAGCGAGGCAGGCGCGGAACTGCTCGGCCCCAGCCGCCAGGTGCTGCGCGACCTCGCGGCCGTGCGCGACACCGCTGCCGCCCTGACCGGTCTTGCCCGGGGCGCGGTCGAGGTCGCCTGCATGCCGTCGCCCGGGGTCGAGCCGCTGGCGACGCTCATCCGGCGGTGCGCGCGGCGGTACCCCGAGCTGACGGTGGTCGCCCGCGCCGCGTTCACGCCGGACGAGGTGGTGCGGATGGTGCGCACCGGCGCGAGCGAACTGGGCCTCCTCGGCTCGGACGCGCCGGTCGACGCCCCCGGGCTCGACGTACTGCCCCTGGAGGAGCAGCCGTTCGTGGTGGTGGCCGCGCCGGGGGGCGCGTTCCGGGACGGCGTGCCGGTGGCGCCGGGCGACCTGGCGGGGCAGCGGCTCGTCGTCTCGCGCCCCGGCAGTCTGATGCGGCGCATCGTCGACGACATCGTGGACGGCCGGGGCGCGCGGATCGCCGCGGTCGTCGATCACCGGACCTCGCTGCTGCCGCTGGTGCTCTCCGGCACCGGGATCGCCGTGCTGCCCTCGGCGTGGGCACCGCTCGCGCGGCGGTGCGGCGCCGTCGCCGCGCCCGTCACCCCCACCGCGCTGCTGCGGGTCGCGCTGGTCGGCCGCCGGGCGCACCTCACTCCGGCGGCGCGCGCGTTCCGGCGCATCGCCGAGGAGCACGCGGCCGGGTCCGGTGCCGAAACGGACTGA
- a CDS encoding putative leader peptide encodes MSAGRTRLRAGRAPLTPRAGVRYVHAMPSPPRLTRRRAVDLMRVTTAICR; translated from the coding sequence ATGTCCGCAGGACGAACGCGACTCCGGGCGGGCCGCGCGCCCTTGACCCCTCGCGCGGGCGTTCGCTACGTTCACGCCATGCCCAGCCCCCCGCGGCTCACCCGGCGACGCGCCGTCGACCTCATGCGCGTGACCACGGCGATCTGTCGCTGA